A window of the Panulirus ornatus isolate Po-2019 chromosome 63, ASM3632096v1, whole genome shotgun sequence genome harbors these coding sequences:
- the LOC139745839 gene encoding uncharacterized protein isoform X1, producing the protein MRMFALTLVVLIVVREALASPGFFGDDGGYGGGGGKGGGGGGYSGGGGGKGFGGGFGGKGFGGGFGGKGFGRGKGGRGASVHYVYVPIHIPVHHHKVIHHVKGYGGGGYGGGYGGGYGGGYGAHGGGQAIVHGGGPVVHGGGPVVHGGGVGLAVGHGGGGYGGYRK; encoded by the exons ATG CGTATGTTCGCCCTCACACTAGTGGTCCTGATAGTGGTCAGGGAAGCCCTAGCCTCCCCAGGCTTCTTCGGGGATGATGGTGGCtacggcggcggcggtggcaaGGGCGGTGGAGGCGGAGGctacagcggcggcggcggcggcaaagGCTTCGGCGGCGGGTTCGGCGGTAAGGGCTTCGGCGGCGGCTTCGGTGGGAAGGGCTTCGGTCGAGGCAAGGGCGGCCGGGGCGCGTCAGTCCATTACGTGTACGTTCCCATACACATACCCGTACACCACCATAAGGTCATCCACCACGTGAAAGGATACGGTGGCGGTGGATACGGAGGTGGATACGGAGGTGGATACGGAGGCGGATATGGAGCACACGGGGGTGGACAAGCTATCGTACACGGAGGCGGACCTGTGGTGCACGGAGGCGGACCTGTGGTACACGGAGGTGGTGTTGGACTTGCCGTGGGACACggtggtggtggatatggag GATATCGGAAGTAG
- the LOC139745839 gene encoding uncharacterized protein isoform X2: MFALTLVVLIVVREALASPGFFGDDGGYGGGGGKGGGGGGYSGGGGGKGFGGGFGGKGFGGGFGGKGFGRGKGGRGASVHYVYVPIHIPVHHHKVIHHVKGYGGGGYGGGYGGGYGGGYGAHGGGQAIVHGGGPVVHGGGPVVHGGGVGLAVGHGGGGYGGYRK; the protein is encoded by the exons ATGTTCGCCCTCACACTAGTGGTCCTGATAGTGGTCAGGGAAGCCCTAGCCTCCCCAGGCTTCTTCGGGGATGATGGTGGCtacggcggcggcggtggcaaGGGCGGTGGAGGCGGAGGctacagcggcggcggcggcggcaaagGCTTCGGCGGCGGGTTCGGCGGTAAGGGCTTCGGCGGCGGCTTCGGTGGGAAGGGCTTCGGTCGAGGCAAGGGCGGCCGGGGCGCGTCAGTCCATTACGTGTACGTTCCCATACACATACCCGTACACCACCATAAGGTCATCCACCACGTGAAAGGATACGGTGGCGGTGGATACGGAGGTGGATACGGAGGTGGATACGGAGGCGGATATGGAGCACACGGGGGTGGACAAGCTATCGTACACGGAGGCGGACCTGTGGTGCACGGAGGCGGACCTGTGGTACACGGAGGTGGTGTTGGACTTGCCGTGGGACACggtggtggtggatatggag GATATCGGAAGTAG